ATGATCTGCTGGTCGTGGCTCGCGAAATCCTGATTTCTTGGCTGTGACGCTCCGGCCGGCATCGCATGCTCAAGTGGCGTAAGGTGCCGGCGGCCCATATCAGTGTCGATGCCGTCACCGGCCTGACCCATAGTGTCGTCACCACTTCGGCCAACGTGGCCGATGTCACGATGGTCGGTGATCTCGTGCGTGACGATGACGAGCGGGTATACGGCGATGCCGGCTACACCGGCCTGGGAACTATCTGGGCGAGGGGAAGGATGATCCGGATTCTCGGTGCTGAATCGCCGCCAAGCGCAGCGCCATCAAGAAGATGGAAGACGACCCCATGAAAACGCTGCGGCGGGAGATCGAGTAGGCGAAGGCCAGCATCTGCGCCAAGGTCGAGCACCCGATTCACGTCATCAAGAACCTCTTCGGCTACCGGAAGGTACGCTACAAGGGGCTGGGGCTGGCCAACAACCAGGCCCGCGCTCCAGTCTGTTCGCCCTCGGCAACCTGGTGCTCGGAATTGTTCAGCAGTTCCTCAGCGCGCCGGCCATCAGGCCAGCGGCGAGAGGGCCTGTTCGACGAACGCCTCGCAGCGAGCACGCGCCGGCCGGTCCCGCAGGCCCTCGCAGTAGGCCTCGAACTCGGGCCGTCGGGGGATGGTGCCGAAGTGCATGCCCCAGCCGAGGTGGGCGCCGACATAGACGTCCGCCGCGCTGAAGGTGTCCCCGGCGATATAGCGACGCCCGGCGACTGCGCTGGACAGGGTGTCGAGCACCGCCCAGAAGTCGCCGGAACCGAGCTGGACCTGCTGCTCGGGCGTGGGGTAGATCCCCAGGGTGTTGAGCCCCACGGCGGCCTCGAGCGGCCCGGCGGCGAAGAACAGCCAGCGATAGTAGTCGCCCCGGTTCTCGGGGGCCGGCGCCAGCCCGGCGTCGGGGAAGGCATCGGCGAGATAGGCACAGATGGCGGCGGCCTCGGTGACCACGGTGTCGCCGTGGCGGATCGCCGGCACCTTGCCCATCGGGTTGATGGCCAGGTAGTCCGGCGCCTTCATCGTGGTGCCGTACTCGAGGGTGACGGTGCGATAGGGCACGCCCAGTTCCTCGAGCATCCAGTGGACGATGCCGCCCCGGGACAGGGGATTGGTGTAGAAGATGAGGTCACGCGGATGGGGTTCGGCGGTCGCCCGGGGCTCGTCGGCCCGAGACTCTTCCTCGCGGCCGATCCTTGCCAGCCCCTCCCCGAGCTCCTCGGGCAGCGCCTCGGACACCCTCTCCAGCACCTCACCGGCAGGGCTTGCCAGCGGCCCAGTGGCATCGTCCCTGACGCGACTCAGGCCCAACGCGAGCGCGTCGAACTGCGCCTCGGTCAGGCTCAGCGGGGGCAGCATGATGCCGGGGGCGAGGACATAGCCGACGCCGGGTTCGCTGGCGATCTCGACCCCCACCGCCCTGAGCACGGCGATATCCTGGTACAGCGACCGCAGCGAAATGCCGAGCGCCTCGGCGAGGTCAGGCCCGCTGATACGGCCATCGTGTTGACGTATTACCTGAAGCAGGTCGTGCAGGCGGGTCTTTCGGGACATGGCAGACTCCTTGGGTGGCTGGAACTCACGCTCTTGCTCACTCACCCGCGACGAGTATCTCGGCCAGCGGTCGGTCATCCTGGCAGGATGGGTAATGAGGGGGCTCGGCGCGATGCGCGTCGGCAGAGCATGGCAGCTTGCCCGGCACGATACCAGCGGTTCGGCCGCCTGCCGGCAGGGCCGCTCCCGGCCACGGTCTGCGGCGAACGCACACAAGAAAGCGGCGGGCCGGGGCCCGCCGCGAAACCACCGATCAGAACGCCTGATCAGAGAGAGTGCCGGAATCAGAGTTCGAAGCCGCGACCGAAGTCCTCGGCGGTGAGCGCCATCAGCGGCTCGGCGCCGGCCTGGATCATCCGGGCGTGGGCCCGGGTCCGCGGCAGCAGGCGCTCGAAGTAGAAGCGCGCCGTGTTGATCTTGGCCCGGTAGAAGGCGGCGTCGTCGGTGCCGGCGTCCAGGGCGGCCCTGGCCTGCTTCACGGCCCGGGCGAAGAGGTAGGCGAGGGTCACGTAGCCCGAGTACATCAGGTAGTCGACGCTGGCCGCGCCGACCTCTTCGCGGTCGCCCATGGCCTTCATGCCCACGCCCATGGTCAGCTCGCCCCATTCGGCGTTGAGCTTGGCCAGCGGGCGCACGAACTCGGCCATGGCGGGGTTCGCCGTCTCGGCCTGGCAGAACTTGTGGATCTCCCTGGTGAACACCTTGAGGGTCTCGCCCTGGTTCATCAGCACCTTGCGACCCAGCAGATCGAGCGCCTGGATGCCGGTGGTGCCCTCGTAGAGCCGCGTGATGCGGGCGTCGCGCACCAGCTGCTCCATGCCCCACTCCTGGATGAAGCCGTGCCCGCCGAAGACCTGCACACCCTCATTGGTGGCCTCGAAGCCCACCTCGGTCAGGAAGGCCTTGACGATGGGCGTCAGCAGGCCGAGCAGGGGCTCGGCACGCTCGCGCTCGGCGGCGTCCTGGCCATGCTCCACCACGTCGACCATCTGGGCGGTATACAGCACCAGCATGCGTCCGCCCTCGGCGAAGGCCTTCTGGGTCAGCAGCATGCGCCGCACGTCCGGGTGCACGATGATCGGGTCGGCGGGCTTGTCCTCGGCCTTGGCGCCGGACAGCGCGCGCATCTGCAGGCGATCCCGGGCATAGGCCAGGGCATTCTGGAAGCTGGCCTCGGTGAGGCCCAGGCCCTGGATGCCCACCCCGATGCGGGCGGCGTTCATCATGGTGAACATGCAGGCCAGTCCCTTGTGGGGCTCCCCCACCAGGTAGCCCCTGGCGGCGTCGAAGTTCATCACGCAGGTGGCGTTGCCGTGGATACCCATCTTGTGCTCGAGCGAGCCGCAGCCGACGCCATTGCGCGCGCCGGGCTCACCCGTCTCCGTCGGCAGATATTTGGGCACCACGAACAGCGAGATCCCCCTGGAGCCCTCCGGGGCGTCCGGCAGCTTGGCCAGCACCAGGTGGACGATGTTCTCGGCAAGGTCGTGCTCGCCGGCGGAGATAAAGATCTTGGTGCCGGAAATCTCGTAGGCACCATCCTCCGTCGGCACGGCGCGGGACTTGATCAGGCCCAGGTCGGTACCGCAGTGCGGCTCGGTCAGGCACATGGTGCCGGTCCATACGCCCTCGACCAGCTTGGTCAGGTAGGTGGCCTTCTGGTCCTCGGTGCCATGGTGACGCAGGGCGTCGGCGGCCCCATGGGAGAGTCCCGGGTACATGCCCCAGGCCAGATTGGTGGCACAGATCATTTCGCTGAGCGCCATGGCAAGGGACGGCGGCAGGCCCTGGCCGCCCTGGGCGGGGTCCGCCGCCAGGCCCGGCCAGCCGCCCTCGACGTACTGCCGGTAGGCCGCCTTGAAGCCCCGGGGCGTCTTGACCTCGCCGCCCTCCAGCAGGCAGCCCTCGCGGTCGCCACTCTGGTTCAGGGGCAGCAGCACCTCGCGGGCGAAGCGCGCGCCCTCCTCCAGGATCGCGGCCACCACGTCCGGGCTGGCCTCCTCGCCCGCGGGCAGGCGCGCATAGTGGGCCGGATAGTCCAGCAGCTCGTCCATCACGAAGCGCAGGTCACGCAGCGGGGCCTGGTAGTCGGGCATCTCGTCTCTCCTCGAAATCGGGCAGCGGCAGCGGCGACGGCCGCTTTCAAACATATGTTTGAAACTAGCCTCGAAGCCACCCGGGAGTCAAGC
The Halomonas sp. M4R1S46 DNA segment above includes these coding regions:
- a CDS encoding HTH domain-containing protein; translated protein: MSRKTRLHDLLQVIRQHDGRISGPDLAEALGISLRSLYQDIAVLRAVGVEIASEPGVGYVLAPGIMLPPLSLTEAQFDALALGLSRVRDDATGPLASPAGEVLERVSEALPEELGEGLARIGREEESRADEPRATAEPHPRDLIFYTNPLSRGGIVHWMLEELGVPYRTVTLEYGTTMKAPDYLAINPMGKVPAIRHGDTVVTEAAAICAYLADAFPDAGLAPAPENRGDYYRWLFFAAGPLEAAVGLNTLGIYPTPEQQVQLGSGDFWAVLDTLSSAVAGRRYIAGDTFSAADVYVGAHLGWGMHFGTIPRRPEFEAYCEGLRDRPARARCEAFVEQALSPLA
- a CDS encoding acyl-CoA dehydrogenase C-terminal domain-containing protein; this encodes MPDYQAPLRDLRFVMDELLDYPAHYARLPAGEEASPDVVAAILEEGARFAREVLLPLNQSGDREGCLLEGGEVKTPRGFKAAYRQYVEGGWPGLAADPAQGGQGLPPSLAMALSEMICATNLAWGMYPGLSHGAADALRHHGTEDQKATYLTKLVEGVWTGTMCLTEPHCGTDLGLIKSRAVPTEDGAYEISGTKIFISAGEHDLAENIVHLVLAKLPDAPEGSRGISLFVVPKYLPTETGEPGARNGVGCGSLEHKMGIHGNATCVMNFDAARGYLVGEPHKGLACMFTMMNAARIGVGIQGLGLTEASFQNALAYARDRLQMRALSGAKAEDKPADPIIVHPDVRRMLLTQKAFAEGGRMLVLYTAQMVDVVEHGQDAAERERAEPLLGLLTPIVKAFLTEVGFEATNEGVQVFGGHGFIQEWGMEQLVRDARITRLYEGTTGIQALDLLGRKVLMNQGETLKVFTREIHKFCQAETANPAMAEFVRPLAKLNAEWGELTMGVGMKAMGDREEVGAASVDYLMYSGYVTLAYLFARAVKQARAALDAGTDDAAFYRAKINTARFYFERLLPRTRAHARMIQAGAEPLMALTAEDFGRGFEL